One Desulfobulbaceae bacterium DNA segment encodes these proteins:
- a CDS encoding TVP38/TMEM64 family protein, translating to MFKRLSIHIQSPLWSVAASILLVAVLLAVLIYFDAHEQVLNLLKWFDAQGAWAPLLVILIMAAVVVLVLPGVLFTTGAGFVFGVVEGSIVVVLGTTFGAALAFLIARYLFGQRARSFVMARAKLQVVSEELTPHGWKIVLLTRLIPFFPGKISNYFFGLTRFSFPGFLGGTLLGIIPYSIHNVYLGSIAADITAHGASKLDRTPLQWVLYGAGFIVTVVTVIYLSRLARRALSRYTDTGAIKGELS from the coding sequence ATGTTTAAACGTCTCAGCATCCACATACAGTCACCACTATGGAGCGTTGCAGCAAGCATTTTGTTAGTCGCCGTGCTACTCGCCGTACTGATTTATTTCGACGCCCATGAACAGGTGTTGAATCTGTTGAAGTGGTTCGATGCTCAAGGCGCCTGGGCGCCGCTGCTGGTTATCCTGATCATGGCGGCGGTGGTGGTGCTGGTACTGCCAGGGGTGCTGTTCACCACTGGCGCCGGTTTCGTGTTCGGCGTCGTCGAAGGTTCCATTGTTGTCGTGCTGGGAACAACCTTCGGGGCGGCTCTGGCATTTTTGATCGCACGCTATCTGTTCGGACAGCGTGCCCGGTCATTTGTCATGGCCCGCGCCAAACTGCAAGTTGTGAGTGAAGAGCTGACGCCGCATGGCTGGAAGATCGTGCTGCTGACGCGTCTGATCCCGTTCTTTCCCGGAAAGATCTCCAACTACTTTTTCGGTTTGACCCGGTTTTCATTCCCTGGCTTCTTAGGCGGGACGCTGCTGGGTATTATCCCTTACTCAATCCACAACGTCTATCTCGGCTCGATTGCTGCCGACATCACCGCCCATGGTGCCAGCAAACTGGATCGTACTCCGCTGCAATGGGTCCTTTATGGCGCCGGCTTCATTGTCACGGTGGTCACGGTCATCTATCTGAGTCGGCTCGCACGCCGCGCACTGTCTCGCTATACAGACACCGGCGCCATCAAGGGGGAACTGTCGTGA